The following coding sequences lie in one Cyanobacterium sp. Dongsha4 genomic window:
- a CDS encoding DUF481 domain-containing protein: MKKSLAYLSLFLSSLLTIVNGINLPISATDDLNTISSIDNNYKSILSMDDSPLKVMILTNLALKYARQNNQKKALKILAKAQQVSLQLTDNYQQIVSLTQVAQTYGEINNRESVNTKCHYAIASLNLAKEKTKQIKDKSLQASLLLNIALEYEKLGEIEIANNIYQQSQIIQTQISQPQPEFPFEQTPTKFQIGLLANVNSFRKTTATFGFDVNYEKQWEISDIFVNGTAFIGYDSDRTFNKFRPTGLINSVYRYHFDKDWSFFTNTLITANQDFFASQNDDDDLSILGNLLLGGGYNLWRGETPNNSVDLQIGLGSIYEYDFFDGEKRRNQLSPALGILLQSRGLKLGNAELNHILAIIPALNDLENYTITSDSNLSIPLSEKWSFTNRLFVRYRNQLIYENNPKVQFFFSTGVKYTF; the protein is encoded by the coding sequence GTGAAAAAATCATTAGCTTATTTATCTCTTTTTCTTAGTTCACTTTTAACAATTGTTAATGGAATTAATCTACCTATCAGTGCAACGGATGACTTAAATACAATCAGTTCGATAGATAATAATTATAAGAGCATTTTGTCTATGGATGATTCACCATTAAAAGTAATGATTCTTACGAATCTTGCTCTTAAATATGCTAGACAAAATAATCAGAAAAAAGCCTTAAAAATATTAGCAAAAGCACAACAAGTATCTTTACAATTAACAGATAATTATCAACAGATAGTTAGTTTAACCCAAGTTGCTCAAACTTACGGAGAAATCAATAATAGAGAAAGTGTGAACACAAAGTGCCACTACGCGATCGCATCTTTGAACTTAGCGAAAGAAAAAACGAAACAAATAAAAGATAAATCTCTACAAGCATCTTTATTACTAAATATTGCCCTTGAGTACGAAAAATTAGGGGAAATAGAAATAGCAAACAATATATATCAACAGAGTCAAATAATTCAAACTCAAATCAGTCAACCCCAACCAGAATTTCCCTTCGAGCAAACCCCTACAAAATTTCAAATAGGATTACTAGCAAATGTCAACTCTTTTCGTAAAACTACTGCTACCTTCGGCTTTGATGTTAACTATGAAAAACAATGGGAAATTAGCGATATTTTTGTGAACGGTACAGCTTTTATCGGCTATGATAGCGATCGCACTTTTAATAAATTTCGTCCTACTGGTTTAATTAACTCCGTTTATCGCTATCACTTCGACAAAGATTGGAGTTTTTTTACTAATACTTTAATAACCGCTAATCAAGATTTTTTCGCATCTCAAAATGATGATGATGACTTAAGTATTTTAGGAAACTTACTTTTGGGAGGGGGTTATAACCTCTGGAGGGGAGAAACTCCCAATAATTCTGTTGACTTACAAATAGGCTTAGGAAGTATTTATGAGTACGACTTTTTTGATGGAGAAAAGAGACGAAATCAACTATCTCCCGCTTTAGGTATTTTGCTTCAAAGTCGAGGTCTAAAACTCGGTAACGCTGAATTAAACCATATTCTAGCCATTATACCAGCCTTAAACGATCTAGAAAACTATACCATCACCTCAGACTCTAACTTATCCATTCCACTAAGTGAAAAATGGTCTTTTACCAATCGTTTATTTGTAAGGTATCGTAATCAATTAATTTATGAAAACAATCCAAAAGTGCAGTTTTTCTTTTCCACAGGGGTAAAATATACATTTTAG
- a CDS encoding NAD(P)/FAD-dependent oxidoreductase — MSNLEKRSSLPHVVIVGGGFAGLYAAKELGNAPVKVTLIDKRNFHLFQPLLYQVATGSLSPAEICSPLRLIVGRNKNTHVVLDEVVDINPEQKQVIMREGVLNYDYLVIGTGVSHHYFGNDHWEQDAPGLKSIENALDIRRKIFLAFEEAEKLSSPQEKQEWLTFAIVGGGPTGVELAGAIAEIAHKSIKKDFKEIDTTKARIVLIEGMNRVLPPYPEDLSAKAQASLEELGVEVLTNRMVTNIDKNTLNIRHGEQEETIKARTILWAAGVKASGLSEIIADRTSAETDRAGRIIVESDLSIKNHPNIFVVGDLAHFAHQDNKPLPGIAPVAMEEGRYVARLVVAKEKGRQIEPFSYMDKGSLAVIGNNHAVANLGFVKLSGISAWLVWVFAHIYYLIEFDNKLLVMLQWGWNYFTRGRGARLITGEISEKNLVSQSFNNGNSVSNSEKELVKS; from the coding sequence GTAAAAGTAACTTTGATTGACAAACGCAATTTTCACCTTTTTCAACCTCTCCTTTATCAAGTGGCAACGGGTAGTTTATCTCCTGCAGAAATTTGTTCTCCCTTGCGTTTAATTGTGGGGAGAAATAAAAATACCCATGTAGTTTTAGATGAGGTAGTTGACATTAATCCTGAACAAAAACAGGTAATTATGAGGGAGGGGGTGTTAAATTATGATTATTTAGTTATTGGTACTGGAGTTAGTCATCATTATTTCGGAAATGATCATTGGGAACAAGATGCTCCTGGTTTAAAGAGTATTGAAAATGCCCTTGATATTCGTCGCAAAATTTTCCTCGCTTTTGAAGAAGCTGAAAAATTATCTTCTCCTCAAGAAAAACAAGAATGGTTAACTTTTGCCATTGTTGGAGGAGGCCCTACAGGAGTTGAGTTAGCAGGTGCGATCGCAGAAATTGCTCATAAAAGTATTAAAAAGGATTTCAAAGAAATTGACACGACAAAAGCAAGAATTGTCTTAATTGAAGGTATGAATCGAGTATTACCCCCTTATCCCGAAGATTTATCTGCAAAAGCTCAAGCCTCTTTAGAAGAATTAGGAGTTGAGGTATTGACTAACCGTATGGTAACAAATATTGATAAAAACACCCTCAATATTCGTCATGGAGAACAAGAAGAAACCATCAAAGCTAGAACTATTTTGTGGGCGGCGGGGGTTAAGGCATCTGGTTTATCAGAAATAATTGCCGATCGCACTTCAGCCGAAACCGATCGAGCTGGTAGAATAATAGTAGAATCGGATCTCAGTATCAAAAATCATCCCAATATTTTTGTGGTGGGAGACTTAGCCCATTTTGCTCATCAAGACAATAAACCTTTACCTGGTATTGCTCCCGTAGCAATGGAAGAAGGTAGGTATGTAGCTAGGTTAGTTGTGGCGAAAGAAAAAGGAAGGCAAATAGAACCTTTTAGCTATATGGATAAAGGTAGTTTAGCCGTCATTGGTAATAATCATGCAGTTGCTAACTTAGGTTTTGTGAAATTATCTGGTATTTCTGCATGGCTTGTATGGGTATTTGCTCATATTTATTACCTGATTGAATTTGATAATAAACTGTTGGTAATGTTGCAATGGGGATGGAATTACTTTACTCGTGGTAGAGGTGCTCGTTTAATCACAGGAGAAATTAGCGAGAAAAACCTTGTTTCTCAATCTTTTAATAATGGTAACTCCGTCTCTAATTCAGAAAAAGAGCTAGTCAAAAGTTAA